Proteins encoded within one genomic window of Oryza glaberrima chromosome 12, OglaRS2, whole genome shotgun sequence:
- the LOC127757454 gene encoding rho GTPase-activating protein 4-like, whose protein sequence is MAEVALFRGPTNLASPASRSSSSSSSSSLRYLATSDGDVLPRRRSSGSGSSPGSTGSLGIQERREEEGGESEEEEEEWSFLALLLALLRKSLLGCSAEDGGGGEGMEIGWPTDVQHVAHVTFDRFHGFLGLPVEFEPEVPRRAPSASASVFGVSTESMQCSYDSRGNSVPTILLMMQRRLYEQGGLRAEGIFRINAENSQEELVRDQLNGGIVPEGIDVHCLAGLIKAWFRELPSGVLDSIPPEQVMQCQSEEDCARVAKCLPPTEAALLDWAVNLMADVVQEEQINKMNARNIAMVFAPNMTQMADPLTALMYAVQVMNFLKMLIQKTLKDREESDLDDLSLPQKDPSDENGHQTTGLSLDSHPDEGSRRPSFVSEEPLLNSPVHSTEEKPNKTNLAEGKFADSSCPENVALTSMETEGSTSCSQPALAAAAAAPRATAMNLLQGKGSRSLNSRRTRKGKAQFGTRAAPASEKSKGASIVSRINSKVERIEAWR, encoded by the exons ATGGCGGAGGTGGCGCTCTTCCGGGGCCCGACCAACCTCGCTTCACCCGcaagccgctcctcctcctcctcctcctcctcctcactgcGTTATTTAGCCACCTCCGATGGCGACGTGctcccaagaagaagaagcagcggtAGCGGCAGCAGCCCGGGATCTACAGGAAGCTTGGGAATCCAAGAACGGCgcgaggaagagggaggagaatcagaggaggaggaggaggagtggtcGTTCTTGGCGCTGCTGCTCGCGCTGCTGCGGAAGTCGCTGCTCGGGTGCagcgcggaggacggcggcggcggcgaagggatgGAGATAGGGTGGCCGACGGACGTGCAGCACGTGGCGCACGTCACCTTCGATAGGTTCCATGGATTCCTCGGGCTCCCCGTGGAGTTCGAGCCCGAGGTGCCCCGCCGCGCTCCCAGTGCGAG TGCAAGTGTCTTTGGAGTTTCAACAGAATCGATGCAGTGCTCCTATGATTCCAGAGGAAACAGTGTCCCAACAATTCTCTTGATGATGCAAAGACGTCTTTATGAACAAGGCGGTCTTCGG GCAGAAGGTATTTTTCGCATAAATGCAGAGAATAGCCAAGAAGAGCTTGTGAGAGACCAATTAAATGGTGGGATCGTGCCAGAGGGTATTGATGTCCACTGTTTGGCAGGTCTAATCAAA GCCTGGTTTAGGGAACTCCCGAGTGGGGTGCTGGACTCAATCCCACCTGAACAGGTGATGCAATGCCAGTCTGAAGAGGACTGTGCTCGTGTTGCCAAATGCCTTCCACCAACTGAAGCAGCCTTACTAGACTGGGCTGTTAATTTGATGGCTGATGTTGTCCAAGAAGAGCAAATAAACAAGATGAATGCGCGCAATATTGCCATGGTTTTTGCACCAAATATGACTCAG ATGGCAGATCCCTTGACTGCATTGATGTATGCAGTACAAGTGATGAATTTTCTTAAGATGCTAATACAAAAAACCCTCAAGGATAGAGAAGAGTCTGATCTGGATGATTTGTCTCTTCCTCAGAAGGACCCGTCTGATGAAAATGGACACCAGACCACCGGCCTCTCACTTGATTCTCACCCTGACGAAGGATCCAGGCGTCCCTCTTTCGTCAGCGAGGAGCCCCTTCTGAACAGTCCCGTGCACAGCACTGAAGAGAAACCTAATAAGACCAATCTTGCTGAAGGAAAATTTGCGGATTCCAGTTGCCCGGAAAATGTAGCCCTAACGAGCATGGAGACAGAGGGCTCTACTAGTTGCTCCCAACCTGCTCTGGCAGCAGCTGCCGCTGCTCCCCGTGCTACAGCTATGAACTTACTTCAAGGCAAAGGGAGCCGTAGCCTCAATAGTAGGAGGACTAGAAAGGGCAAGGCGCAGTTTGGAACACGTGCTGCTCCAGCATCTGAGAAATCAAAAGGTGCGAGCATTGTGAGCAGGATAAACTCAAAGGTTGAACGGATCGAAGCGTGGCGATGA